In the Clostridium gelidum genome, GCTAAGAGATATGGTAAACAGATTAAATATGAAAAAGTTTTAACAGCAAGCAAGGAAAGAGATTTTAAAACAGGATATATAAAGAAGCTTGATATAATTGGAACTACTCAAAGCACGGAATTTAAAGCTATCATTGTAGATGATTTATGTTCAAAAGGTGGAACATTTATTCTTACAGCTTCAAAGCTTAAAGAAATGGGAGCTACAGAAATATATCTTGTAGTAACACATTGTGAAGACACAATATATAGTGGTGATATTTTAAAGACAGATTTAATTAAAAAGGTGTATACAACCAATAGTATTTTAAGTAGAGAACACGAGAAAATTGAGATAAGAAAAATTATATAGATATGCAACCAGATTACACTAAAAATGACTATATAGATATTTAACTAGATTAATATATAACTATTAAAATATATAAATATTTATAGTGCTTACAAGGGATTGAAGGTTTATAAATAAAAAATGGAGGGTTGAAATTATGAAAAAATTATTAGTTGTTATAGATTATCAAAAGGATTTTGTGGATGGAGCATTAGGCTTTAAGAAGGCAGAAACTTTAGAAGAAGGAATTTATAATAAAGTCAAAAATTATTTAGATAATGGAGATAAGGTTATATTCACTTATGATACTCACTATGAAAATTATTTAGAAAGTAGAGAAGGGAAAGGTTTGCCAGTTCCTCATTGTTATATAAATACTGAAGGACATGAGCTTTATGGCAAATTAACTGAATTTGTAGCAGCGCCAAATACTTTTCATTATAATAAAGAAGCTTTTGGAATAGCTCCAAAGGATATGCTTAAATTAGCAGAAGATATAGGTACTGATATAGATGAAATAGAACTTGTTGGAGTTGTGACAAATATGTGTGTGATAAGTAATGTAGTTACTTTTCAAGCTCAATATATAAATGCTAATTTGATTGTTGATGGAACTCTTTGTGCAAGCTTTGATGATAGTCTTCATGATAAGGCATTAGATGTAATTGAGGCGTTAAGTGTTAAGGTTGTAAGATAAAAAAATAAGGGGGAAACTAGAGTAATGATAAATCCAATATTATTAACAGATTTTTATAAAACAATACACCATATGTGTTATGCAGAGGGCATGACAAAGCTGGTAAGTTATTGGACACCTAGAATGTCTAGAAAAGAAGATATGAATAAGGTTGTTATGTTTGGACTTCAATCTTTTATGAAGAAATATTTAATAGAATATTTTAATGAAAACTTCTTTAATGTTCCGAGTGATGAGATTATTAAAGAATACAAGAGAGTTATATCAAGAACTCTTGGAGATATGGCAGCAGGCACAGATCATATAGAAAAGTTACATGATCTTGGGTACCTTCCTATACAAATTAAAGCAGTACCAGAAGGTTCAAGAGTAAATATCAAGACACCTATGATAGAAATTACTAATACTCATGATGACTTCGCTTGGCTTGTAAATTATTTAGAGACATTTATGAGTTGCAATATATGGCAACCAATGACAAGTGCCACTATTGCATATAGATATAGAGAAATTATTGAAAAGTATTTTGATTTAACTGTTGAAAATGGTGATGTTGCAAAAGCTTGTGGAGATTTTAGTATGAGGGGTTTTAGTTCAATTGAAAGTGCAGAGGTTAGTAGTGCAGGACATTTACTTTCTTTTACTGGAACTGCAACAATCTCATCAATACTTTATTTAGAAAAGTATTATAATTGCAATATTGAAAATGAAATTGTAGGACTTGGAACTCCATCAACTGAGCATAGTGTTATGTGTAGCTATGGCAGCGATGAACTTAAAGCTTACAAACGATTAATTAATGAAGTATTTCCAAGTGGATTATTAAGTATAGTCTCAGATACTTATGATTATTGGAACGTTATAACTAATATGCTTCCATTATTAAAGGACGATATTTTAAATAGAGATGGGAAGATTGTAATAAGAGGGGATAGTGGTGATCCTATAAAGATAATTTGTGGAGATAGTGAGGCTCCAAAAGATTCTCCAGAATATAAGGGAACAGTTGAACTTCTTTGGGATATTTTTGGTGGTGAAGTTAATTCTAAAGGATATAAGGTGCTTAATTCTCATATTGGAACAATTTATGGGGATAGCATAACTGTAGAAAGATGTGAAGAAATGTGCAGACAGCTAGCTGAAAAAGGGTTTGCAGTTAGTAATTGTACTTTTGGAATTGGATCATACACTTATCAATATAATACTCGAGATACTTTTGGCTTTGCATTAAAGGCTACTCATGCAGTAATAAATGGAGAAGAAAAGTTTATTTTTAAAGATCCAAAGACTGATACAGGGAACTTTAAGAAGTCTCAAAAGGGTATGTGTTATGTTTATAAGGATGGTGAGGATATTCTTTATAAAGATGAACTTACACTTCAGGAACAAGAAGATTTTAAAGACAATTTATTAGAAATTGTTTTTAAGGATGGAAATTTACTTCGAGATTATTCATTAAAAGAAATTAGATATAGATTACATGGTTAAAATTATATTAGAGATTCTTATATGTAAGTTATATGAAAATATGTAAAGAACACAATAGTAAATTATTGTACAAAAAACAATTCTACTAAAAGGGGATTTATCAATGTTGATAAGTAAAATTTCTTTTACTTTCAAGAAAGCACCTTTTCCAGCGATAATGACAGTAATTTATTTTGTGTTATTTGCGGGAGTGTATTGGTTGATGACTGTGACAGCAATTGAACCACATTATTTTAAAGGGCTGATATTTGCAGTTCCGTTTGTTTGCTTTGGAATAACTACATTTTTCACTGTAATAGGAAAATTAAAAATCGTTACATCATCAGTAATAACGGGCTGTTTGATTTTTATTTTAGGTTTTGCAATGTTCTGTATGTTTATTTATATGGCTATTATTGAATCAACAACTGTAACTACGGATATAGGTAAATATGAAAGAGTTTTAAAATTGACTGGTTATCCGAATAACCAATTAATAAAATATTTTCCTGATAAAATTCCTGTCAGTACAAAAAATGTTGTATTTAGTTATTGTCCTGCTTTTTTGCAGGGTGGTGAGAATTTTAATTTAAAATTTGAAACTGATTCAGATTCCATTAATAATTATAGTGATGAATTTTCAAAGAAAGCAAAGTGGATAGGAAAATGGAGTGACAACAAAACTGAAAATAACGGAATAATGATAGGTACATTTGGTATGATAGATTATGGTGTTCTGCCAGAAGATTTTACAATGTATCTGTTTGACAGCAAACCCTATCACCCTAACGATTGGAACCATGGTTTTTTAAGTGTTTTTGCGGTTAGTAAACAAAGAAATGAGATAATATTTCATTCAGAACAGTGGTAATTAGCACTTAATTATTAGCTATAACCTATAATGCATAATCTTCTTCAAGGAGGTAGCAATTAGGTTTTGGAGTTTCTACAACTTTGTAAGTAAGGACGAAGTAATGATTATTTATATAAAATGCACGATGGAGGAATGTAACTGATGAATACTATAAAAATTCCAAAGCATATTGCAATTATGATGGATGGAAATGGACGTTGGGCAAAAAGAAAATTTATGCCCAGAACGTTTGGACATATACAAGGTGGGAAAACATTAGAAGCTATATGTAAAAATGCATATGATTTAGGCGTAGAATATTTGACAATCTATGCTTTTTCAACAGAAAATTGGAGTCGTCCGAAAGATGAAGTTGAGGGATTGATGAAATTATTGAAAGAATACTTGAATAGGAGTATTGAAACATCAATAAAAAATAATATGAGAGTAAAGATAATAGGCAATATAAAAAAACTGGATAATGAATTTCAAAGTTCAATAATTAACTTAGAGAAGGCAACAACAAATTGTACAGGACTAAAATTTCAACTTGCATTAAATTATGGTGGGAAAGATGAAATCATACGTACGACCCAAAAGATAGCCTTAGAATGTTTAAATAACAAGTTAGATGCTTCAGCAATTAACGAAGATTTGTTTGCTTCACATATGGATACAAGTGATATTCCTGATCCGGACTTATTTATTAGAACAGGCGGAGAAAAAAGATTGTCTAATTTTCTACTTTGGGAAATGGCCTATACAGAATTATATTTCACTGATGTATTATGGCCAGATTTTAAAAAGGATGATTTGAAAAAAGCAATTTATGATTTTTCTAAAAGAGATAGAAGATATGGAAATGTAATTGAGTAATTTAGTGAGCAAAATAACAAGTTTATTAAACTATAAATTTCTGCATAATCTTCTTAAATTGAGTATTAATTATAAAAAATTTAATTATGTAGTCTATATATAAAACAAGCAAAGTCAAATTGTTTAACATATGCTACACGAGATATAAGAAGGAAGTGATATAAAATGAAGAAAAATTTAAGAATGGAAGCAGCTCAATATACATTAAAGTATTTAAAAGAGGGCTACTATATTATAGACGAAAAAAGAATAAATATTTCAGCAACTCATAAAAAATCAGTAGAAGAAAGTATTCTTGTATCTCCAGAAGACGGAGATGTGTTGGTAGAAAAATATAAAGGATCTACAGATAATAAATGGGCTAATATTAAAGTATTAAATGTACCTACAGTAAAAGCTGTATTAGATTTGAATTTTGAAAATTTAAAAGATATAGGAGTTTTAAATTTTGCAAGTGCTAAAAATCCAGGTGGAGGATTTTTAAATGGAGCTTTAGCTCAAGAAGAAAGCATTGCAGTAGGTAGTGGTCTTTATGATACACAACTTAAAAATGAAAAGTATTATCTAGAAAATAGAGATTGTAAAACTATGATGTATACCGATTATATGATTTATTCTCCAGATGTTGTGTTTATAAGAGATGAAGGACTAAATCTATTAGAAAATCCTGTTACAGCAAGTATAATAACAGCACCAGCAGTTAATTATGGGCAAGTATTATTAAAAAAGGAAGATTCGGTATTAGCACAAAAATTAATGAAGATAAGGATGCGAAAGGTTTTAGCACTCTTTGCTCATAAGAAAAATAAGAATATTATTTTAGGTGCTTATGGTTGTGGTGTATTTAGAAATGATCCTAATACTGTAGCTAAGTACTGGAAGGAACTCTTATATGATGAGAACTATATTAGTTACTTTGAAAATGTAATATTTGCAGTTTTTGATAATTCTAAAAATCAGGATTGTATAAAAGTATTTGAAAAATTATTTACAAAATAATTGTGATTATTCAAGGCATTGTAAAATAATGTACTTTTGTGGTATAATTGGGATAGTTTTATTACAGGGGGATACATATAAATGAGTAACGTAATTGTTGGCTGTCCTAAATGTGGAAGTCAAAATGTTAGAGTTGTAAGTGATGTAACTGGTTCTACAAAAGGTTTTGGTGCTGGAAAAGGTTGCTTGGGTTATATATGCTTTGGGCCTATAGGCTTGTTGTGTGGATTACTTGGAATGGGAGAAGGCAGAACTAAGACAACAACATATAGAGTGTGTGGCAATTGTGGCGCAAGATTTAAATAACACAATTGATAAAAAAACAAAAATATGGATTCTTCTTATGAGAATTGGATCA is a window encoding:
- a CDS encoding isoprenyl transferase, which gives rise to MNTIKIPKHIAIMMDGNGRWAKRKFMPRTFGHIQGGKTLEAICKNAYDLGVEYLTIYAFSTENWSRPKDEVEGLMKLLKEYLNRSIETSIKNNMRVKIIGNIKKLDNEFQSSIINLEKATTNCTGLKFQLALNYGGKDEIIRTTQKIALECLNNKLDASAINEDLFASHMDTSDIPDPDLFIRTGGEKRLSNFLLWEMAYTELYFTDVLWPDFKKDDLKKAIYDFSKRDRRYGNVIE
- a CDS encoding TIGR02452 family protein produces the protein MKKNLRMEAAQYTLKYLKEGYYIIDEKRINISATHKKSVEESILVSPEDGDVLVEKYKGSTDNKWANIKVLNVPTVKAVLDLNFENLKDIGVLNFASAKNPGGGFLNGALAQEESIAVGSGLYDTQLKNEKYYLENRDCKTMMYTDYMIYSPDVVFIRDEGLNLLENPVTASIITAPAVNYGQVLLKKEDSVLAQKLMKIRMRKVLALFAHKKNKNIILGAYGCGVFRNDPNTVAKYWKELLYDENYISYFENVIFAVFDNSKNQDCIKVFEKLFTK
- a CDS encoding nicotinate phosphoribosyltransferase, with the protein product MINPILLTDFYKTIHHMCYAEGMTKLVSYWTPRMSRKEDMNKVVMFGLQSFMKKYLIEYFNENFFNVPSDEIIKEYKRVISRTLGDMAAGTDHIEKLHDLGYLPIQIKAVPEGSRVNIKTPMIEITNTHDDFAWLVNYLETFMSCNIWQPMTSATIAYRYREIIEKYFDLTVENGDVAKACGDFSMRGFSSIESAEVSSAGHLLSFTGTATISSILYLEKYYNCNIENEIVGLGTPSTEHSVMCSYGSDELKAYKRLINEVFPSGLLSIVSDTYDYWNVITNMLPLLKDDILNRDGKIVIRGDSGDPIKIICGDSEAPKDSPEYKGTVELLWDIFGGEVNSKGYKVLNSHIGTIYGDSITVERCEEMCRQLAEKGFAVSNCTFGIGSYTYQYNTRDTFGFALKATHAVINGEEKFIFKDPKTDTGNFKKSQKGMCYVYKDGEDILYKDELTLQEQEDFKDNLLEIVFKDGNLLRDYSLKEIRYRLHG
- a CDS encoding cysteine hydrolase family protein, with the protein product MKKLLVVIDYQKDFVDGALGFKKAETLEEGIYNKVKNYLDNGDKVIFTYDTHYENYLESREGKGLPVPHCYINTEGHELYGKLTEFVAAPNTFHYNKEAFGIAPKDMLKLAEDIGTDIDEIELVGVVTNMCVISNVVTFQAQYINANLIVDGTLCASFDDSLHDKALDVIEALSVKVVR